Proteins found in one Lutimonas zeaxanthinifaciens genomic segment:
- a CDS encoding CRTAC1 family protein: MKNRSFYFFIVALFTSPLLILAQSNVVFKDISKSSGFDFRYTFGDTHYENILESSGSGITVFDYNNDGFYDIYMMNGTYLEGISDSDGEGFRNSRDKFYRNNGDGSFSEIGEEAGLNDLQWSMAAGAIDLDEDGFQDLFLLNYGSNVFYRNNGDGTFNDITEKLGLAGPETLNGFTKWSIGVSYWDYNKDGLLDAMVGNFLAFDPEYVSTQTPGMMPHPSEYKGQPTILYEQKKDGSFIDVSKENNLYYPDSKCMGLTVADLDHDGDLDIFQANDHHYNFLFRNDDGIYKEVGIASGVAANSKGQETGSMHATLGDIDGDGLIDIFVSDLKYGSLYRNTGNGFYEDITEKSGVAASMAGKGGWGAALFDYDNDGDLDLITANGTAEELILQYPLLMENDGSGNFKDVGKAHGAYFNDKRSGRGLVVWDFDNDGDLDITVSHVDLKASASMLENQGGNINNWLGITLTGSHGLSSGIGALVHVKSGGKSQTLVNQWTTGYLSNKDPRLHVGLGKNAKIDEIKIHWPDGFTEVIKEVPVNQYINIVEGKGILK, encoded by the coding sequence GTGAAGAATAGATCATTTTATTTTTTTATCGTGGCCCTGTTCACTTCGCCACTTTTAATTTTAGCCCAATCAAATGTTGTTTTTAAGGATATTTCAAAATCATCAGGTTTTGATTTCCGCTATACCTTTGGGGATACTCATTATGAAAATATTTTAGAAAGCAGTGGTTCAGGGATCACGGTGTTTGATTACAACAATGATGGATTTTATGATATCTATATGATGAATGGTACCTATCTTGAGGGTATATCAGACAGTGATGGAGAAGGATTCAGGAACAGCAGGGACAAATTTTACAGAAATAATGGTGATGGATCTTTTTCCGAAATAGGTGAAGAAGCCGGATTGAATGATCTGCAATGGAGTATGGCTGCGGGAGCAATTGACCTCGATGAAGATGGCTTTCAGGATCTGTTTTTACTGAATTACGGCTCCAATGTGTTTTACCGCAATAACGGAGACGGGACCTTTAACGATATAACAGAAAAATTAGGCCTGGCGGGTCCGGAAACCCTGAATGGATTTACAAAATGGAGCATTGGGGTTTCTTATTGGGATTATAACAAGGACGGCTTACTGGATGCCATGGTTGGAAATTTTCTGGCTTTCGATCCCGAATATGTGTCCACACAAACCCCGGGGATGATGCCACACCCTTCTGAGTATAAGGGCCAGCCTACGATTTTGTACGAGCAAAAAAAGGATGGAAGTTTTATCGATGTGTCAAAAGAGAATAATTTGTATTATCCTGATTCCAAATGTATGGGTCTGACTGTTGCTGACCTCGATCATGATGGAGACTTAGATATTTTTCAGGCAAATGACCATCATTATAATTTCTTATTTCGCAATGATGACGGAATCTATAAGGAAGTCGGAATTGCAAGTGGGGTAGCAGCGAACAGCAAAGGACAGGAAACAGGTTCCATGCATGCCACCCTCGGAGACATTGACGGGGATGGTCTTATTGATATTTTCGTATCTGATTTAAAGTACGGTTCCTTATACCGAAATACCGGAAACGGGTTCTATGAAGATATTACTGAAAAGTCAGGAGTTGCAGCTTCTATGGCCGGGAAAGGAGGCTGGGGAGCTGCGTTGTTTGATTATGACAATGATGGGGATCTGGATTTGATCACGGCCAATGGTACGGCAGAAGAGTTAATTCTTCAATACCCGCTCTTGATGGAGAATGATGGTTCAGGAAATTTCAAAGATGTGGGCAAGGCACATGGGGCATATTTTAATGATAAAAGATCCGGACGCGGATTGGTTGTATGGGATTTTGATAATGACGGAGACCTAGATATTACAGTATCACACGTTGATTTAAAGGCTTCAGCGAGTATGCTTGAAAATCAGGGAGGAAATATAAATAACTGGCTGGGTATTACTTTAACTGGATCACACGGACTCTCCTCAGGGATCGGGGCACTGGTACACGTAAAAAGTGGTGGAAAAAGCCAGACCCTTGTGAATCAATGGACAACCGGATATTTATCAAACAAGGATCCGCGATTACATGTTGGCCTTGGGAAGAATGCTAAAATAGATGAAATAAAAATCCACTGGCCCGATGGATTTACAGAGGTGATCAAAGAAGTTCCTGTAAATCAATATATCAATATTGTAGAAGGGAAAGGTATTCTTAAGTGA
- a CDS encoding asparagine synthase-related protein, whose translation MNSQYISKVVDLTDPSKNVIYNMSHEEAVEIVRSGNVEEVRKIDGQFCLISVEGKTIRMARSIGRPIRYFIAKQAVGPQLIIAERIDVIYEHLKKEGMDDQFHPSYTRMAPAHYVTRIELLGCPDPNPVYERFFTPKRNSYQPDDIEKIGRDYIGAVYKEIKKWLKYRATEGPIGVTFSAGIDSGSVFVLIYHALIELGESPSRLKAFTLSVEGEGADLRQARSFMEKLGLELFLEPVELDYQSLDWKEAIDVVEDYKPLDIQSATMNLALLQGIRSRYPDWKYIIDGDGGDENLKDYPIEDNPELTIKSVLNNLMLYHEGWGVDSIKHSLTYSGGLSRGYMRTFSPADLLGFEGFSPYTLPNVIEISEGIPYIDLTDWDHQKLYDLKGQIVAAGVKAITGMDMPVFEKRRFQHGAASMNNFNKHFPEREITYRKEFLSKYEE comes from the coding sequence ATGAATAGTCAATATATAAGTAAGGTGGTTGATCTGACGGATCCATCAAAAAATGTGATCTACAACATGAGTCATGAAGAGGCTGTGGAAATTGTCAGGTCCGGAAATGTTGAAGAAGTTCGAAAAATAGACGGGCAATTCTGCCTGATTTCAGTAGAAGGTAAAACCATAAGAATGGCCAGGTCCATTGGACGGCCGATAAGGTATTTTATTGCCAAACAGGCTGTGGGCCCTCAGCTGATCATTGCGGAACGTATTGACGTTATCTATGAGCATTTGAAAAAGGAAGGAATGGATGATCAGTTTCACCCTTCTTATACGAGAATGGCCCCTGCTCATTATGTAACGAGAATTGAATTACTCGGATGCCCTGACCCTAATCCTGTATATGAAAGGTTTTTTACACCCAAAAGGAATTCATATCAGCCTGATGACATTGAAAAAATTGGTCGGGATTATATTGGGGCGGTATACAAGGAGATTAAAAAGTGGTTAAAATACAGGGCAACAGAAGGTCCTATAGGCGTCACATTTTCAGCCGGGATAGACAGTGGGTCTGTTTTCGTTTTGATCTATCACGCTCTTATCGAACTCGGAGAAAGCCCGTCAAGATTAAAGGCTTTTACTTTATCTGTAGAAGGAGAGGGAGCCGACTTAAGACAAGCACGTTCGTTTATGGAGAAACTTGGCCTGGAATTGTTTTTAGAACCGGTAGAACTAGATTATCAATCGCTTGACTGGAAAGAGGCTATAGATGTGGTTGAAGATTATAAACCTCTGGATATTCAATCTGCAACGATGAATCTTGCGCTACTTCAGGGGATTCGTTCAAGATATCCTGACTGGAAGTATATCATTGACGGAGACGGAGGAGATGAGAACCTGAAGGATTACCCCATTGAGGATAATCCTGAATTGACCATTAAAAGCGTCTTAAATAATTTAATGTTATATCATGAAGGCTGGGGGGTTGATTCAATTAAACATTCCTTAACCTATTCAGGAGGATTAAGTCGCGGTTATATGCGTACTTTTTCTCCAGCTGATTTGCTTGGTTTCGAAGGGTTTAGCCCTTATACGCTTCCTAATGTCATTGAAATTTCTGAAGGGATACCTTATATCGACCTGACTGACTGGGATCATCAAAAACTATATGATCTTAAAGGACAAATTGTTGCTGCCGGAGTAAAGGCGATTACCGGCATGGACATGCCTGTATTTGAAAAAAGACGTTTTCAGCATGGGGCAGCTTCAATGAATAATTTTAACAAGCATTTTCCTGAAAGGGAAATTACCTACAGGAAAGAGTTTCTTTCAAAGTATGAGGAGTGA
- a CDS encoding DUF481 domain-containing protein — MISCSSLSIYGQKTDTIVHINGNILTGDFKRLNSGVVTWKMDGMGTISLEEPKIQTIISNKLFEIKMDNGRIYFGSFEANENPRTVNLILLNEKVTVKVEDIVEVYPIRNSFFRRLSGNFSLGANYAKGSNVATLVFSGNLDYRKRNSIFSLFWDTNDTYQGDSLSSSKSDVMLGWQRNLNKGWATDVSIGVSQNLQLGTDLRWNLNLGALKDLAYNEWNRLYFSMGLNMSREIPVGDGAIKEDLAGLFQLKWKIYKLTGAKVWLDADITYLPYITNDTRNRVSLNLNPKVSIFSNNFKIGLSFYYTYDSRPQNVDAANDDYGLNLQFTYSLN; from the coding sequence GTGATAAGCTGTTCATCTTTATCAATCTATGGTCAAAAGACGGATACCATTGTGCATATCAATGGAAATATTCTAACAGGTGATTTTAAACGATTGAATTCTGGTGTAGTCACCTGGAAGATGGATGGAATGGGTACCATTAGCCTGGAAGAACCAAAAATTCAGACCATCATCTCAAATAAACTCTTTGAGATAAAGATGGATAATGGAAGAATATATTTCGGTTCCTTTGAGGCTAATGAAAATCCTAGAACCGTTAACCTTATCCTGCTCAATGAAAAAGTTACGGTCAAGGTAGAAGATATCGTAGAAGTATATCCCATAAGAAATAGTTTTTTCCGCCGCCTCAGCGGAAACTTCAGCCTTGGAGCCAATTATGCCAAGGGTAGTAATGTGGCGACGCTGGTTTTTTCAGGAAATCTTGATTATCGAAAACGGAACAGTATTTTCAGTTTATTCTGGGATACCAATGATACGTATCAGGGAGATAGTTTAAGTTCAAGTAAATCTGATGTCATGCTCGGGTGGCAGCGGAATTTGAATAAAGGCTGGGCCACAGATGTTTCTATTGGAGTAAGTCAGAACCTGCAACTGGGAACTGATCTAAGATGGAATTTAAACCTGGGAGCCCTTAAAGACCTGGCGTATAACGAATGGAACAGGCTTTACTTTTCTATGGGGCTCAATATGTCTCGTGAAATTCCCGTTGGCGATGGTGCTATTAAAGAAGATCTCGCCGGATTGTTCCAGCTCAAGTGGAAGATCTATAAGTTGACAGGAGCCAAGGTCTGGCTGGATGCTGATATCACCTACCTGCCCTATATTACAAATGATACCAGGAACAGGGTCTCTTTAAACCTCAACCCGAAAGTCAGTATCTTCAGCAATAATTTCAAAATAGGTCTGAGTTTTTACTATACTTATGATTCCCGCCCTCAAAACGTAGACGCCGCCAATGATGATTATGGCTTAAATCTTCAATTCACCTATTCTCTCAACTAA